The stretch of DNA ATTATTCGCATTTATAAAGAAAGAAGGATTAGCTATATGTCAAGAACATAAAGATAAAAAACGAAATGataaatttaagtttaaaaTAACTATGGGATCATTCTGTGATCAGTATGGCTATAATCAACTTAATCCTCCATCAAGAATTAAACGACTAAAGCATAGGCataataaaactaattattttcataaaaataataaatttaataaaaaattaacaaatcaaTACTATACAAAGAATAATAAGCACAAATCAAATAATAAGCAGAAAATAGTATGTTGGAATTGTAAAAGACCTGGACATAAATCCACGGaatgtaaaatgaaaaagaagataaatgaaatatttcaaaatcaaCCAGATATACAAGAAAAATTAACTAAACTATTAATATCAGAATCAGAAATATCAGAAGAATCAAGTTGTGATAACTCTATAGATGAGATAGGAAATATTAGTGATACTTCAATAGAATCACAAGAATTGTCTGATAATCTATGCAATTGTAAAATTATTAACGTTATAACAAAAGATATTGATAAACAATTTCTACTAGACATAATTGATAAAATTGACGATCCAAAAATTAAGAAAGAATATTTAACTAAACTAAAAGATATAATATATCAAGAAAACCAATTATCTTGCCCTCAACCctttagtttaaataaaatatttgacaaATATCCTACACAAAGTTTATTTAAGCAAGTAACTACGGGAGAACTACAAAATGAAGTTAAGCAATTAAAAACGCAAATTAAAGAATTACAATTAATAGTAAATCAACACGAATTAAAACAATTGCAAACGGATGCTAAATTATCATTAATAGAAGCAAAAAATACTCCAACATCTACAACTAGTTTAAATCAAGCATCTACAAGTAATACAAATCTAGAAAATGACGAAAATAAGCAAATCGAACCTACCGAAGActatattcaaataattaataaaatcaattatcaAAAATGGTATACAAATATTACCTTACATGTGGGACATGATTTCAAAATAAACATAATAGCATTAATGGATACAGGTGCTGATTACAACTGTATTCGCGAAGGAATTATACCaactaaatattatgaaaaaacAACTGAAAAATTAAGTGGAGCAAACGGAAGTAATTTAAAGGTACAATATAAACTATCATGTGCAAAAATATGTAACCAAGGATATTGCTTCAAAAATCAATTTATTCTAGTAAAAAACTTAACACAAGAAATAATATTAGGAACTCCATTTTTTACTCAAATATATCCATTCAAAGTAACAGAAATAGGAGTAACCACAAAAGTAGTAGGAACAAAATTATCATTTGAATTCTTATCTCCTATGAAAACCAAAGAAATACTAAGCTTACAACAAAATTCTAttcaaaaaacaattaatttaataaaagggAAACAAAATCATATACAATATCTACAAAATGAAATAGCatacaaaaaaatagaagaacaaCTTAAGATGCCTTACATAATAAGCAAGATAAAAGCTATTGAAAACGATATATTAAACCAAATCTGTTCAGAATTGCCAAACGCTTTCTGGGAAAGAAAACAACATACAGTTGAACTCCCATATATAAAAGAGTTTAACGAAAGAAATATACCAACTAAAGCAAGACCTATTCAAATGAATAAGGAGTTATTAGAACACtgtaaaaaggaaataaatgatttattagACAAAAAATTAATCAGGTCATCCAAATCTCCCTGGAGCTGTTCGGCCttttatgtaaataatcaaGCTGAAAAAGAACGTGGGATACCAAGATTAgtaataaattataaaccatTAAATGATGTATTACAATGGATACGATATCCAATACCTAACAAAAGAGATTTATTAAAACGACTTTATAATgcaaaaatttattcaaaatttgacatgAAAAGTGGCTTTTGGCAAATACAAATTGccgaaaaagataaatataaaacagCATTTACCGTACCATTCGGACATTATGAATGGAATgtaatgccttttggtcttaAAAACGCACCTTCTGAATTTCAACATATAATGAATGATATATtcaataattattcaaaatttacaaTTGTCTACATAGATGACGTGTTAGTATACTCCACTACAATAGACCAACACATTAGTCACTTAAACACATTCCTCAGTATAGTAAAAAAACATGGATTAGTTATATCAGCCAAGAAAATTTCTTTATTccaaacaaaaataagatttttaggACATAATATATATCAAGGAACAATCACACCTATTTCAAGATCAATTGAATTCGCAGATAAATTTCCTGACGAGTTAAGAGAAAAAACCCAATTACAAAGATTTTTAGGATGTCTAAACTATGTTTCAGACTTCTTACCCAATCTTAGGAAAACAATTCAACCATTATTTCAACGGTTACAAAAGAATCCAAAACCATGGACTAATCAACATACCCTTTTAGTCAAACAAGTTAAGCAAAAGGTTAAAACTCTTCCATGCCTTTCCATACCAAATCCTGAAGCTGACATGATAGTTGAAACTGATGCTTCAGAAATAGGTTATGGAGGAATTCTTAAGCAAAAATTACCACAATCAAAACAAGAATCTATAGTTCGATTCCATTCAGGAGTCTGGTTAGGACCACAAAAGCATTATTCAACAGTAAAGAAAGAAGTTCTCTCAATTGTTAATTGTATCTCAAAATTCCAAGATGACTTAATCAACAAAAAGTTTTTACTAAGAGTAGATTGCAAATCAGCAAAAGAAATATTACAAAAAGATGTCAAAAACCTAgtatcaaaacaaatatttgcTAGATGGCAAGCAATATTATCCGTTTTCGATTTCGATATtcaatatattaaaggagaaaaaaattctttacCCGACTTTCTAACAAGAGAATATTTGCAGGGAAAATCCACAGataatcaacaacaacaagataTTCAAAATGAGTGACCAGAAGATGAAAAAGCCGATGACAGCCTCAGATTATATCAAAAACCAACCACATCTCCAAGGAAGGACTTTAACTCCAAACCCTTACTCAGCATTAGCTGAATATCCTCCTCTATCTTATTCAAAAGCAGTCTCTGAAAAGTCATCAAAGATGGAAGCACAATCATCTACAGCAACCCCAAACACAACCTCAAACACTACTCCAAACACTAAACCAGTCTACTACACCAAACCTTATAAGCAACACCTTATGACGACCCCATACACTAAACCAGTAAACCTTACCCAACTCAAAACCTTCATCAATCGAGTCTTCTACGAGGACAGTCCCTGGCCAACAGATAACATAACCAAAAACCAATCCTTTTATGAGTATATTCTAGTAGACTCTAAGTCTATAGAAATCACCCATTACAAAGACAAGACGAACCCAAACCTCATCAACTATTCAACCTGCAAATTCCTACGAATTTGTTCTACCCAAGACCTTGGTTTTATACATCATCATACAACAAAACCTTTTTCTACCCCAGGCTATCATATCGACGGCTACACCTATACCGATTACAAAAATGCCTTTTTCCGAGCCTTTTTACTCAGACCCTATGACCACTCTTGGTTCTTCAGTTTTGATCAAAACTGCACAAAGACGATACCAGGATGGTTCAACGAATGGTGGTATTGGTACGGACCAGCAGATCCGATCTACCCCGACCAAGTACTCAAGACCTCCTACCCATTCTACAAGAAACACGTATTTGATCAACCAGTTGGGCCTCTAAACAAAATTTGGTTTCATATTGACATGGGCATCCCATGGATATGTTCATGGCATTTTACCCTTGCTATCGCTCTCCAAGACATGCCTTATTCTCTCCTCCGGGAATTCAGAGTCAAATGGTGGGAAAAATATAACCTTGACAGATGTTCCCTTGCAggtatccaaaaatatttccaAATTACAAATCAAGCCAAAACAGCAATCCAAACTATATCCAAATCTATACCTCTTCTCAACCCAACCCAAATATCCCAAACAAATCCAAGTCCACAAAAAAGACCAACATCAAGTCCAACAAGTTCAACAACCTCTTCCTCTTCCCAGAAATCATCAAGAAaggaaaaaatgaagaaacttATCGCCGAAATGCTGACGCAATTTGAGGCGGAACATGATGATACAGACGATGACAACCAACAAGTTGACATTATGCAACCTGAAGATCCTTACGGCGGCCCGTTAGGCCAAGATCCgtatgatatataaaaaaaaaaaaaaaaaaaaaataatatatatatatatatatatatattttcgattaaaaaaaaaaaaaaaaaaaaaaagaaaacctaAAAGTATGTCTATATTTACAATTTCGGTTTTAAGTATATTCTAGTAGACTCTGTACATTATTTCTGTATTTTCTTCTCTGTATTTTATTACTACTATCTACAAAATAATATACAGAGTATATCTGTATAACAAGACTCGCGGAAAAGCTATGCAAGAATTTCGAGAAAGAATCCAACCGACAATGGCGGGACCCACATGGGACCCACACGAAGACTTCTGCACAAAACAACAACAGTTTTTGACAGCAATTGTCGGCACCACTCAAGACTCAACACGTATTAAATCAAGTGTCGGCACCACTAGAAGACGACACGTTGCAAGACTTTATTCAAGCACTCTTTGCCTATAAATACTTAATTATGTTCAAGGAAGAGGGCACGAGCAAATTTCACTCTCAAAAAACCTTCACTCTCTAAAAGCTCTCCCTTCTCTCTGAAATTTCCTGTGTTTTCTAAGTTTTAAGTTTGTAATCAAAGATTGTATCACAACTCAAGATAAATAAAAGTAAGTTTTAATCATATTCTGTGTACAACGCTCAAATTCTTATAAATATCAAATTCCAAAATTTTGTATATCAAAATAGTAATAAcgttacaataattaaaacaaattaataagGAATCGTTATATTAAACTGGTATCAGAGCCAAACGATTATTCAAACGATGCAATTTGTTTAAAGGGTTTTAGAAACAAGATTTCTGTGTATGAATCTAATTTAAACTTGTCAAGATAAGATCCTCACCATCTAAAGAAACACTGTTACTGTAGGTGTTCCAGGCAGCAAGTCCAGAGAAGGCAGTAAGACCGTTGGTAAACCTCAGTTGTGTCCAATTAGAATCGGTTAGTATCTCTTCTGTAATGAGTTTAAATATAGATTAAATCATGGCGTCTTCGTTTAGAAAActttttaaatcaaaaaatgCATCAACCTCTTCAAATTCAACAATTAACTCAAGAGAAATTATGTCAAAAATAACAACGTTTAATCAAGAAATATCAAGAGATCATTTACCGCATATTAATCCAGAACATGTATATCAAAATAGTAATAAcgttacaataattaaaacaaattaataagGAATCGTTATATTAAACTGGTGctgtatatatatcatatatcaaaaaaaaaaaaaaaaaaaaaaaaacctaaaagtaTGTCTATATTTACAATTTCGGTTTTAAGTATATTCTAGTAGACTCTGTACATTATTTCTGTATTTTCTTCTCTGTATTTTATTACTACTATCTACAAAATAATATACAGAGTATATCTGTATAACAAGACTCGCGGAAAAGCTATGCAAGAATTTCGAGAAAGAATCCAACCGACAATGGCGGGACCCACATGGGACCCACACGAAGACTTCTGCACAAAACAACAACAGTTTTTGACAGCAATTGTCGGCACCACTCAAGACTCAACACGTATTAAATCAAGTGTCGGCACCACTAGAAGACGACACGTTGCAAGACTTTATTCAAGCACTCTTTGCCTATAAATACTTAATTATGTTCAAGGAAGAGGGCACGAGCAAATTTCACTCTCAAAAAACCTTCACTCTCTAAAAGCTCTCCCTTCTCTCTGAAATTTCCTGTGTTTTCTAAGTTTTAAGTTTGTAATCAAAGATTGTATCACAACTCAAGATAAATAAAAGTAAGTTTTAATCATATTCTGTGTACAACGCTCAAATTCTTATAAATATCAAATTCCAAAATTTTGTATATCAAAATAGTAATAAcgttacaataattaaaacaaattaataagGAATCGTTATATATATCATACGGATCTTGGCCTAACGGGCCGCCGTAAGGATCTTCAGGTTGCATAATGTCAACTTGTTGGTTGTCATCGTCTGTATCATCATGTTCCGCCTCAAATTGCGTCAGCATTTCGGCGATaagtttcttcattttttcctTTCTTGATGATTTCTGGGAAGAGGAAGAGGTTGTTGAACTTGTTGGACTTGATGTTGGTCTTTTTTGTGGACTTGGATTTGTTTGGGATATTTGGGTTGGGTTGAGAAGAGGTATAGATTTGGATATAGTTTGGATTGCTGTTTTGGCTTGATTTGTAATTtggaaatatttttggataccTGCAAGGGAACATCTGTCAAGGTTATATTTTTCCCACCATTTGACTCTGAATTCCCGGAGGAGAGAATAAGGCATGTCTTGGAGAGCGATAGCAAGGGTAAAATGCCATGAACATATCCATGGGATGCCCATGTCAATATGAAACCAAATTTTGTTTAGAGGCCCAACTGGTTGATCAAATACGTGTTTCTTGTAGAATGGGTAGGAGGTCTTGAGTACTTGGTCGGGGTAGATCGGATCTGCTGGTCCGTACCAATACCACCATTCGTTGAACCATCCTGGTATCGTCTTTGTGCAGTTTTGATCAAAACTGAAGAACCAAGAGTGGTCATAGGGTCTGAGTAAAAAGGCTCGGAAAAAGGCATTTTTGTAATCGGTATAGGTGTAGCCGTCGATATGATAGCCTGGGGTAGAAAAAGGTTTTGTTGTATGATGATGTATAAAACCAAGGTCTTGGGTAGAACAAATTCGTAGGAATTTGCAGGTTGAATAGTTGATGAGGTTTGGGTTCGTCTTGTCTTTGTAATGGGTGATTTCTATAGACTTAGAGTCTACTAGAATATACTCATAAAAGGATTGGTTTTTGGTTATGTTATCTGTTGGCCAGGGACTGTCCTCGTAGAAGACTCGATTGATGAAGGTTTTGAGTTGGGTAAGGTTTACTGGTTTAGTGTATGGGGTCGTCATAAGGTGTTGCTTATAAGGTTTGGTGTAGTAGACTGGTTTAGTGTTTGGAGTAGTGTTTGAGGTTGTGTTTGGGGTTGCTGTAGATGATTGTGCTTCCATCTTTGATGACTTTTCAGAGACTGCTTTTGAATAAGATAGAGGAGGATATTCAGCTAATGCTGAGTAAGGGTTTGGAGTTAAAGTCCTTCCTTGGAGATGTGGTTGGTTTTTGATATAATCTGAGGCTG from Brassica rapa cultivar Chiifu-401-42 unplaced genomic scaffold, CAAS_Brap_v3.01 Scaffold0298, whole genome shotgun sequence encodes:
- the LOC117130004 gene encoding uncharacterized protein LOC117130004, which translates into the protein MSDQKMKKPMTASDYIKNQPHLQGRTLTPNPYSALAEYPPLSYSKAVSEKSSKMEAQSSTATPNTTSNTTPNTKPVYYTKPYKQHLMTTPYTKPVNLTQLKTFINRVFYEDSPWPTDNITKNQSFYEYILVDSKSIEITHYKDKTNPNLINYSTCKFLRICSTQDLGFIHHHTTKPFSTPGYHIDGYTYTDYKNAFFRAFLLRPYDHSWFFSFDQNCTKTIPGWFNEWWYWYGPADPIYPDQVLKTSYPFYKKHVFDQPVGPLNKIWFHIDMGIPWICSWHFTLAIALQDMPYSLLREFRVKWWEKYNLDRCSLAGIQKYFQITNQAKTAIQTISKSIPLLNPTQISQTNPSPQKRPTSSPTSSTTSSSSQKSSRKEKMKKLIAEMLTQFEAEHDDTDDDNQQVDIMQPEDPYGGPLGQDPYDI
- the LOC117130003 gene encoding uncharacterized protein LOC117130003 — translated: MSDQKMKKPMTASDYIKNQPHLQGRTLTPNPYSALAEYPPLSYSKAVSEKSSKMEAQSSTATPNTTSNTTPNTKPVYYTKPYKQHLMTTPYTKPVNLTQLKTFINRVFYEDSPWPTDNITKNQSFYEYILVDSKSIEITHYKDKTNPNLINYSTCKFLRICSTQDLGFIHHHTTKPFSTPGYHIDGYTYTDYKNAFFRAFLLRPYDHSWFFSFDQNCTKTIPGWFNEWWYWYGPADPIYPDQVLKTSYPFYKKHVFDQPVGPLNKIWFHIDMGIPWICSWHFTLAIALQDMPYSLLREFRVKWWEKYNLDRCSLAGIQKYFQITNQAKTAIQTISKSIPLLNPTQISQTNPSPQKRPTSSPTSSTTSSSSQKSSRKEKMKKLIAEMLTQFEAEHDDTDDDNQQVDIMQPEDPYGGPLGQDPYDIYNDSLLICFNYCNVITILIYKILEFDIYKNLSVVHRI